CGTGCGGGCGCGGACCGAGCACGATGTCTTCATCGCGGATCTGGCCGCGGCCGAGTCCGCCGTCATCGACAGCCACCGGCGCGTCCCGTCGCCGTCGGACTGGTAGTCCCGGTCGCAACCTCGGAAGGAACGACGCAGCCATGACGCCAATCGACCTACTGCTGATGCTCCAGCAGGCGTCCGTCCTCACCGACCAGCTGATGGCCTCGGTCGCACCCGCCGTGGCCACGGCCGGGATGCAGCTCTGGCAGGGCCTCGCGCTGATCGTCGTCGTCTGGACCGGCGCGCAGATGGCGCTCTCGGGCCACGGCGTCAACATGGCCGCCGTCGTCCGCATGGTCATCGGCCTGTCGATCCCGCTCGGCATGCTCCGCTTCTACACGGCGCCGCTGCCGGGGACCGGCCGGAGCGTCCCGGACCTGATCACGGGGATGGGCGACTGGCTCCAGGGAATGATCGTCGCCGACGCCGGGACCGCGATGCTGGAGCAGCTCGGTCTCGCGACCGGCGCGTGGCGGGAGCTGTTCGCCGGCCAGGGGCTGTTCGGGAGCCTTGCCTCGTTCGGCTGGAACGTCGTCGCGGACCTGCCGGGCGTGCTCGACGCGGCCTTCGACCTCTTCATGACGCTCGGACTGATGGTCGTCCTCCTCATGGGTCTGGTGGTGGTCTTCGCGCTCGGGCAGGCGCAGGTCATGTGGGCGCAGATCGCGCTCTCCATCGCGCTG
Above is a genomic segment from Acidobacteriota bacterium containing:
- a CDS encoding type IV secretion system protein, which produces MSSSRIWPRPSPPSSTATGASRRRRTGSPGRNLGRNDAAMTPIDLLLMLQQASVLTDQLMASVAPAVATAGMQLWQGLALIVVVWTGAQMALSGHGVNMAAVVRMVIGLSIPLGMLRFYTAPLPGTGRSVPDLITGMGDWLQGMIVADAGTAMLEQLGLATGAWRELFAGQGLFGSLASFGWNVVADLPGVLDAAFDLFMTLGLMVVLLMGLVVVFALGQAQVMWAQIALSIALVLGPVFIPWMLVPQLSFLFWGWFRTVLVYSLYGAIAAAVFRVVTELGMFVVQGWTGDVSADVEWAGPTGILTAMRRSLVTIPYIVAAGLATMKVGELTQMLVSGSGNVGSGASGRAVQTAAAARVVMTGGV